Proteins encoded together in one Ferroglobus placidus DSM 10642 window:
- the cysS gene encoding cysteine--tRNA ligase, with amino-acid sequence MKIYDTMSKKIVELKLDKTVRMYVCGITAYDYSHIGHGRNIVFFDTLRRFLEFKGHKVIFVQNFTDVDDKIIRRAIELGKTAKEVAEFFISEFWKDAEALNYKKGLHPKVTDYIPKIIEFVKALIEKGYAYEVESKYGKDVYFHVPRFEKYGELSGYSVEELNRHRIEPDERKKDVKDFALWKSAKEEDFKAKSVYDSPWGKGRPGWHIECSVMSSELLGVPFDIHGGGMDLIFPHHENERAQSYALFGVEPVRYWVHNNFVTINGEKMSKSLGNIVRIRDAVNKYGGEVLRFFLLLAHYRSPLDYSEKALERAKKSYEYLLNTLRNLDMEIAYLKTFGERREGSVKSYMNEFVNALENDMNTPKAIAVMHNFAAEINKNLFEASLEALEKAFEELKTMGYVFGIFEKYTRVPVLGEEDVRLIKERELARKERDFDKADKIREKFREKGIYLVDTKKGTRWFISSFS; translated from the coding sequence ATGAAGATTTACGACACCATGAGCAAAAAAATCGTCGAATTAAAGCTCGATAAAACTGTGAGAATGTACGTTTGCGGAATCACTGCTTACGATTACTCCCACATAGGGCACGGAAGAAACATCGTTTTCTTCGACACTTTAAGAAGATTTCTCGAGTTTAAAGGACACAAAGTCATTTTCGTGCAGAACTTTACCGACGTCGACGACAAAATAATAAGAAGGGCTATAGAGCTCGGAAAAACGGCTAAAGAGGTTGCTGAATTTTTCATTTCCGAATTCTGGAAAGATGCCGAAGCACTGAACTATAAAAAAGGATTGCATCCCAAGGTTACAGATTACATTCCGAAGATTATCGAGTTCGTGAAGGCTCTTATCGAAAAAGGATACGCCTACGAGGTTGAAAGTAAATATGGCAAAGACGTTTACTTCCACGTTCCCCGCTTCGAAAAGTACGGCGAGCTTTCTGGTTATTCCGTGGAAGAGCTGAACCGTCACAGAATTGAGCCAGACGAGAGAAAGAAAGACGTGAAGGATTTCGCTTTGTGGAAATCCGCAAAGGAGGAAGACTTTAAAGCAAAATCTGTTTACGATTCCCCTTGGGGAAAGGGAAGACCGGGATGGCATATAGAGTGCAGCGTGATGTCTTCGGAGCTGCTCGGAGTTCCCTTCGACATCCACGGTGGAGGAATGGATTTGATCTTCCCACACCACGAAAACGAGAGGGCTCAAAGCTACGCGTTGTTCGGAGTCGAGCCGGTAAGATACTGGGTGCACAACAACTTCGTAACGATAAACGGAGAAAAGATGAGCAAAAGCTTGGGGAACATCGTTAGAATAAGAGATGCGGTGAACAAATACGGTGGAGAGGTTCTCAGATTTTTCCTTCTTTTAGCCCACTACAGATCTCCCCTCGACTACAGCGAGAAAGCTCTTGAGAGGGCTAAGAAGAGCTACGAGTACCTTTTAAACACCCTCAGAAACTTGGACATGGAGATAGCTTACTTAAAGACTTTCGGGGAGAGAAGAGAAGGAAGTGTAAAGAGTTACATGAACGAGTTCGTAAATGCCTTGGAAAACGACATGAACACTCCAAAAGCTATAGCTGTGATGCACAACTTCGCAGCTGAGATCAACAAGAACCTTTTCGAAGCAAGTTTAGAAGCTCTAGAAAAAGCGTTTGAAGAGCTGAAAACCATGGGATACGTTTTCGGAATATTTGAAAAGTACACGAGAGTGCCGGTGCTGGGTGAAGAGGACGTAAGGTTGATAAAAGAGAGAGAACTTGCGAGAAAGGAGAGAGATTTCGACAAAGCTGATAAAATACGAGAAAAATTCAGAGAAAAAGGAATTTACCTCGTGGATACAAAAAAAGGAACGAGATGGTTCATTTCTTCTTTTTCCTGA
- a CDS encoding VIT1/CCC1 transporter family protein → MLRIDREKIKIYASMTDLVTISRRYFVIGFFDGVLTVMGMLIGAFLSNIPSEAVISAGIATSLALGISSGWGAFEAERVEQKVAAMEKRKSLLKFEDDYCLIDEAHSFAMKISAIVHAIAPIPAGIIPLIPYVFLPAREAFPYAVLIGLLLLFIVGVMLGRISKENVIKSGLRLVLAGILTLVFVSILNPVHL, encoded by the coding sequence GTGCTAAGGATCGATAGAGAGAAGATCAAAATCTACGCTTCTATGACAGATCTCGTTACGATATCGAGAAGGTACTTTGTAATAGGCTTCTTCGATGGCGTTCTTACAGTTATGGGAATGCTCATCGGAGCTTTTCTCAGCAATATCCCAAGCGAAGCCGTAATCTCTGCTGGAATAGCCACGAGTTTGGCTCTCGGAATTTCAAGTGGATGGGGGGCTTTTGAAGCCGAGAGAGTTGAGCAGAAAGTGGCGGCGATGGAGAAAAGAAAGTCTCTTTTAAAATTCGAAGACGATTACTGTTTGATCGACGAAGCCCACAGCTTTGCCATGAAAATAAGTGCGATAGTCCATGCGATAGCTCCAATTCCCGCTGGAATAATTCCTCTCATTCCCTACGTTTTTCTTCCGGCAAGAGAAGCCTTTCCGTATGCAGTGCTTATCGGACTCCTTCTGCTTTTCATCGTCGGAGTTATGCTCGGAAGAATATCGAAGGAGAACGTGATAAAATCCGGATTGAGGCTGGTTCTCGCTGGAATTTTAACACTCGTCTTCGTCTCGATATTAAATCCCGTGCACCTTTGA
- a CDS encoding radical SAM protein, producing the protein MELEKIRKLVSLSKFDICHEKCAFDPFKLIYVSKAGSKKVNLFKTLITSSCSFDCRYCGNAWNKGVKASPQEIYKAFKFLKEKGFVSGAFISNAISDPEKSMEEILEAGEMIRKENPSYLHLKIVPGASRDQVKRAAEIANRISVNVETPSKSIFNEICSVKTKEDVLRRLRWGLKEAKKRGRSFSTQMIVGIGESDEQILKVAEKLYRVGVKRVYYSGFTPVKGTPMENLKAEEKRRVVNLYRADALLRLYGYSFKELKETFTNGFLPKEDPKLVLALKKKELKAIEIPGVGKKIAKLLESGYTLAEIKRMGYSVKRISAFVNQRRLHEFSTE; encoded by the coding sequence GTGGAGCTCGAAAAGATAAGAAAACTCGTAAGCCTCAGCAAGTTTGACATTTGCCATGAAAAGTGCGCCTTCGATCCTTTTAAGCTTATTTACGTCTCTAAAGCCGGGAGTAAAAAAGTAAATCTGTTTAAAACTCTCATAACTTCCTCCTGCTCCTTCGACTGTAGATATTGCGGAAACGCTTGGAATAAAGGAGTTAAAGCCTCACCTCAGGAAATTTACAAAGCTTTCAAGTTTTTAAAGGAGAAAGGGTTCGTTAGCGGAGCGTTCATAAGCAACGCCATAAGCGATCCTGAAAAGTCGATGGAGGAGATTTTAGAGGCTGGCGAAATGATTAGAAAAGAGAATCCGAGTTACCTCCACCTGAAAATAGTTCCGGGAGCAAGCAGAGACCAAGTTAAGAGAGCCGCTGAGATTGCAAACAGAATCAGCGTGAACGTAGAAACTCCGTCAAAGAGCATTTTCAACGAAATTTGCAGCGTTAAAACGAAAGAAGACGTTCTCAGAAGGCTGAGGTGGGGGTTGAAAGAGGCGAAAAAGAGAGGAAGGAGTTTCTCAACCCAGATGATCGTGGGAATCGGAGAGAGCGACGAGCAGATTTTGAAAGTCGCTGAAAAGCTTTACAGAGTGGGGGTGAAGAGAGTTTACTACTCGGGTTTCACTCCAGTTAAAGGGACGCCCATGGAGAACTTAAAAGCGGAGGAAAAAAGGAGAGTCGTGAACTTATACAGAGCCGACGCTCTTCTGAGACTCTACGGATATTCTTTCAAAGAGCTTAAAGAAACCTTTACAAACGGATTTTTACCGAAAGAAGACCCAAAGCTCGTTTTAGCGTTGAAGAAAAAAGAACTTAAAGCGATAGAAATCCCCGGAGTTGGGAAAAAGATCGCCAAGTTACTGGAAAGCGGATACACTCTTGCGGAGATAAAGAGGATGGGGTATTCGGTGAAAAGGATTTCGGCGTTTGTAAATCAGAGAAGACTTCACGAATTCTCAACCGAATAG
- a CDS encoding methyltransferase domain-containing protein, with protein sequence MGVLEDKRRARFFYKYFSKIYDYVNPIFYSLEMRKKVVDLAEIGQGDLVLEVGCGTGFTTEEIVARVGEENVVAVDITPEQMRKAVERFKKTFFVRGDAENLPFKDNSFDASISAGSIEYWPNPVKGIKEMARVTKPGGRVVILAPRKPDNPIVRKFAESIMLFPSTQQLVLWFEKAGLNDLRVVETGPYFFWSKLVTIVSGRKE encoded by the coding sequence GTGGGGGTTCTTGAAGATAAGAGAAGAGCCAGATTTTTTTACAAGTATTTTTCCAAAATTTACGATTACGTAAATCCGATTTTTTACTCCCTTGAGATGAGAAAAAAAGTCGTTGATTTAGCTGAGATAGGGCAAGGAGATCTCGTTCTCGAAGTTGGATGCGGAACCGGATTCACGACTGAAGAGATCGTTGCAAGAGTTGGAGAGGAGAACGTCGTAGCGGTGGACATAACTCCCGAGCAGATGAGAAAAGCTGTGGAAAGGTTCAAGAAAACGTTTTTTGTGAGGGGAGATGCTGAAAACCTCCCCTTCAAGGACAACTCTTTCGACGCTTCGATTTCTGCTGGAAGCATAGAGTACTGGCCGAATCCGGTAAAGGGAATAAAGGAGATGGCGAGGGTAACGAAGCCGGGTGGGAGAGTCGTTATTCTCGCTCCGAGGAAGCCGGACAATCCGATAGTTAGGAAGTTTGCCGAATCCATAATGCTATTTCCTTCAACTCAGCAGCTCGTTTTGTGGTTTGAAAAAGCCGGGCTTAACGATTTGAGAGTTGTCGAAACCGGTCCGTACTTTTTCTGGAGCAAGCTCGTCACGATAGTAAGCGGAAGGAAAGAGTAA
- a CDS encoding 30S ribosomal protein S6e, which yields MEFKVVISDPETGRAYQKVISGANANKLIGKEIGDVINGTLVELPPDYELQITGGTDKDGFPMRPDLPGGVRKRILLSGGVGYRPKEKGVRKRKMVRGRMITRDIVQINMKVVKKGKIPLEEFFKKEEQQSGGS from the coding sequence ATGGAGTTTAAGGTTGTTATCTCGGATCCAGAAACTGGAAGGGCTTATCAGAAAGTAATAAGCGGAGCGAACGCAAACAAACTCATTGGAAAAGAGATAGGCGACGTAATAAACGGAACGCTCGTAGAGCTTCCTCCGGATTACGAGCTTCAAATCACCGGAGGAACTGACAAAGACGGTTTTCCAATGCGCCCAGACCTGCCGGGAGGAGTTAGGAAAAGAATTCTTCTCTCCGGTGGAGTCGGATACAGACCAAAGGAGAAAGGAGTAAGAAAAAGAAAGATGGTGAGAGGAAGGATGATCACAAGAGACATCGTACAGATAAACATGAAGGTCGTCAAGAAAGGAAAGATTCCTCTCGAAGAGTTCTTTAAGAAGGAGGAGCAGCAGAGTGGGGGTTCTTGA
- the infB gene encoding translation initiation factor IF-2: MKKLRTPIVAVLGHVDHGKTTLLDKIRNTRVIAKEAGGITQHIGATEVPIELIKEICKDLWPKNITIPGLLFIDTPGHKAFTNLRKRGGALADLAILVVDVNEGFKPQTEEALMILRTFKTPFVVAANKIDKIPGWQSFENQPFLKSFQQQDDVVKQRLENKIYDLIGELYKYGFSADRFDRIRDFTRTVAIVPVSALTGEGIPELLLVLVGLAQRYLEKNLRLHVEGKAKGTVLEVKEEKGLGMTMDVIIYDGTLRVGDKIAIGGVNGVVVTHVRGILKPRPAQEIRVESKFKSVKEVTAAAGVKIVAPGIENVVAGSEFEVVESEEDVKKFEERIRKEIEEVTIKTDEEGVVLKTDTLGSLEALVNELKEAGIPIKKAEVGDIDKRDVVEAAANRDEINRLVIGFNVKVLPGVEEEAARYGVRIFLDNIIYSLLDNVTSWREEQKRLREKQKIESLIKPCKIQLLKDFIFRRSKPAIVGVKVLAGELRRDVKLIKPDGTPAGSVRSIQKAGENIPVATEGDEVAIAIDGVTIGRHLDGNEILYVDIPEKHAKIIERDLLDSLSEEAKKAFMEFLQIKRKENPFWGR, translated from the coding sequence ATGAAGAAGCTTAGAACTCCCATAGTTGCGGTTCTCGGACATGTAGATCACGGTAAAACTACGCTTTTAGACAAGATTAGAAACACGAGAGTAATAGCTAAGGAAGCCGGAGGGATAACTCAGCATATCGGAGCTACGGAAGTTCCGATAGAGCTTATAAAAGAGATATGCAAAGACCTCTGGCCGAAAAACATAACAATTCCCGGTCTTCTTTTTATCGACACCCCCGGACACAAAGCCTTCACGAATTTGAGAAAGAGGGGTGGAGCTTTAGCTGATTTGGCAATTCTCGTAGTTGACGTTAACGAAGGCTTTAAACCTCAAACTGAAGAAGCTTTGATGATCCTAAGAACTTTCAAAACACCTTTCGTTGTTGCAGCAAACAAAATAGATAAGATTCCCGGCTGGCAGAGCTTCGAGAACCAGCCTTTTTTGAAAAGCTTTCAGCAGCAGGATGATGTTGTCAAACAAAGACTTGAAAACAAAATTTACGATTTGATCGGTGAGCTCTACAAGTACGGATTCTCTGCCGACAGGTTCGACAGAATAAGGGATTTCACGAGGACCGTAGCGATAGTTCCAGTTTCCGCTTTAACTGGCGAAGGAATCCCCGAGCTTTTGCTCGTCCTCGTAGGTTTGGCTCAGAGGTATCTGGAGAAGAACCTCAGACTCCACGTTGAAGGAAAGGCAAAAGGGACTGTGCTTGAGGTTAAAGAGGAGAAAGGGCTTGGAATGACGATGGACGTGATTATCTACGACGGAACGCTTAGAGTTGGAGACAAAATCGCAATTGGTGGAGTGAACGGAGTTGTAGTTACTCACGTGAGGGGAATTCTCAAGCCAAGACCAGCCCAGGAGATAAGAGTGGAAAGCAAGTTTAAAAGCGTAAAAGAAGTAACTGCTGCGGCTGGAGTGAAGATAGTGGCTCCGGGAATTGAGAACGTTGTCGCCGGCAGCGAATTTGAAGTAGTTGAGAGTGAGGAAGACGTAAAGAAGTTCGAAGAGAGGATTAGGAAAGAGATAGAGGAAGTTACGATAAAAACTGACGAAGAAGGTGTCGTTCTAAAAACGGACACTCTCGGGAGTTTAGAGGCTTTAGTCAACGAGTTGAAAGAAGCTGGAATTCCTATAAAGAAGGCTGAAGTTGGAGACATCGACAAAAGAGATGTCGTAGAGGCTGCGGCAAACAGAGACGAGATAAACAGACTGGTGATAGGGTTCAACGTGAAAGTTCTGCCCGGAGTCGAGGAGGAGGCTGCAAGGTACGGAGTAAGAATTTTCCTCGACAACATAATTTACTCCCTCCTCGACAACGTGACGAGCTGGAGAGAAGAGCAGAAAAGGCTGAGGGAGAAGCAAAAGATAGAAAGCCTAATCAAACCCTGCAAGATCCAGCTTCTGAAAGATTTCATATTCAGGAGGAGTAAACCGGCTATAGTTGGAGTCAAGGTTCTCGCTGGAGAATTAAGAAGGGACGTTAAACTCATAAAGCCCGACGGAACTCCGGCTGGAAGCGTGAGGAGCATCCAAAAAGCTGGGGAGAATATTCCCGTAGCGACGGAAGGTGACGAAGTGGCTATAGCGATAGACGGAGTAACAATAGGAAGGCATCTCGACGGAAACGAAATTCTCTACGTCGATATTCCGGAAAAGCACGCTAAAATAATAGAAAGAGACCTTCTCGATTCGCTATCTGAAGAGGCTAAAAAGGCTTTTATGGAGTTTTTGCAGATAAAGCGGAAGGAAAATCCGTTTTGGGGGAGGTGA